From the Glycine max cultivar Williams 82 chromosome 11, Glycine_max_v4.0, whole genome shotgun sequence genome, the window CAATTCACGAAGAATTAACAGAAGGAAAAGTACCTTAGCAGCGCCAGGTTTGCTGGATAGGACTCGCTTGTCATATAAAGCAATAATCACGTTAAATAGAAATCATACATCATTTTTTTGTTCCTTGAgctaataaaacaaatttcacTTCGAAAGAAAAGAACATACTACTCAAAAAACTTGTCTGATATTGATGTTGATTCTAGATGTTTGAAtgtattttaagaaacaaatatcATCTTCATGCGTCAGCCGTGTCTCAAGATGGCCTATTTCAGCATTTTCTTTATCTGTGAAGATCCGAGGAACCCCTGCAACATAGACCAAAATCAAACCAATTTCCAGTAATTAGACAGAATCTTGACACTGCACAAGTCAGCATAAGACATTACTCAATTCAAACATGTCAATTCCCAATGATAATCTTTATCCAAGTGACACCAATTACTCTAATTTTAATGCTTCAAATGATCACATGATGAAATCACTCTCTGGTTTAATATTCCGGACCAAGTTCTCATAGGTGAGGCTTACCATGAAAGCATTCCCTTGCATCTCCAGCCATAAGTACAGCATCACCGCTTCGAAGGAACATTGCCAAGGGAGTATCCTCTCTGGATTTTCCTCCCAAAAGAAATATAGCTTTGCAGCCCAGACTGAGGAAACGGGGACAACAAACTAATTAGGATCTAAATATGAATCTTTCTTTTTACCTGTTGGCatctagaaactaaaaaaaaaaatttaaaagaaattaacgtAATACCTTAGACTAACAATAGGCTTGCTCCAATCTGCTTCCATGTCATCAAGGTGGCCACCCAATGTGTCCCCTGgaataatataaaagataaaatgagaGGTTGACTGGTAAACAATGAAGCAGACTGTTCTAAAAATTTCTCAAGAACTGGAAAACATTCACTACTACAAGAAAATGACATTTCTTGCTTACCACTGGTATGAAGAATTTTATGTTGCCACTTGCCATTGCATCAGAATTAAACTAAAAGGGAGTAAAACAGGACATACGGAACTATGACACAAgcaaattcataataaatattttctttgagcATACCTAGGCCGAAGTAATTCACTATTGCAGCATCAGGTCTGAACTCAACACCACCAGGCAAAGCAGGTTTTGCCAATTGTTTGGAAAGCTCACATAATGCTTCAGGGATTTTGTTATGTGGGAGAGATACATCATAATTCCGCTgcacaaaaacataataattgaGTGGTTTCTGTGAATGCCCAATAggtaagcattttttttagaagctagaattaaattataaccCCCAATAAAGACCCAATGGTGCACATGTAAGTGATGCAGCCATAATAACCTTAGCACAAAAAGGTTTAGTTTGACATCTTTGTAACAGAGCAAAGAGAATTTCTACTAGCTAGAAAAGTTTAAGATATATGTTAAGCAACCTTATAATAAGAATCTTCAATCACAGAAATTTATTGATTAAGATGAATGTAGTCCTCCAAGGACATTGAGGCACAGTCTGGAGCACTTGGCTAGTTCTTAAAGCAATTGTCTTATATCTCAttcacacaacaacaaaatacaatCAGATGGATGCTAAGCAATAGATTATGTGCGATAAGGATCAATAACTAGCTACAAGGTCCCCATAGCATAAATGCACTAATGTACTTCAGTAGAGTAGACACAAAGTTATTCCAATTTCCTAACACAAAAATAAgcccataactaaaatttaattgttttggaGAAAAAACAGAACCGGAAAATATTTGAATTGGTGAATCATATCTTACCTTGGACCAATCAAATTGTAGGCCAAGGGTGCTCCATCGCAACTTTCTAAGTAACACAGAAGCAGAAACTGTTCTGCACTTTCTCAACGACATGTCCTTTTCAGTAGTAAACTTCCATTCCTTATCATCTCTATGATCAATATCAGCATAAGTTTCAGAAGAAGTAATTGGAGAGTTGTCTTCAACCAAAAGTTTCCCTTCCTTAGCTGCAACGAACAGGTCCTGAATAGGACCATACAAGGCATTGTGATTTGTTCTGTTAGGTGGCTGCGGAAAATCAGTCAAACTCTCCCTTATCAAACTACATTGTTTCTCTATGCTTAATGCCCcaggaataaaataaaagccTGCAAATTAAGTATCACCAAGTGTGCTTGAGTTCATTAGTTACAAATGCACTTATGATTAGTTTCTAATCACTAATTAATTATCCCAGTCAAGTACAATTCAAGCCATTTGTTTCAAGTTACTAAGATAAAcggcaaataaaagaaaaaagaaaatacctgGGCGATTTTGTAAAGCAAAAACCGGAGAGGTGAACTTGTCGTGAAGAACGATAACACCCGAAGGAAGCACAGCGTTTTGGTGATAGCATTCTAGAATAGATCTAAAGTCAAGGACCTCCGCTAAGTCCACGGGTTTAGGTTGTTTTTTCCTGTTAAGAAAGGGAATTTCAATTAGAATTTGCAGAGATTACAACTGAAACAATCTACGTTCAAAGGAAATGAAATAGTAAAATACTTTTTGTTCTTGGAAGAAGCATTGTAGTCGTAGTAGAGCTTGTACTTCTTCTCTGCTCTTCTGAACGCCGTTCGCTCCGAATCATCTCGGTTATTCTCGGTTCCGTACATCGGAAAAGGATCGAACTCAGAGAGGTTAGGGttcaaaattttaactaaataaataaaattgaaaatgtaagAAGTCAATAAGATCCTCGCATGACTGCTTAAAGACAGGGGCATTAATGAGAATTCACATTGGTCCTTATCGAAAAAAATCTGTGTTTTCCGAGGGTGATGGAGATGTCTTATATACTACTATTAGGAATTTATCGTATGTTGAAGAAAATAGACGGAAAAAATGGCGTGCAGGAGCATGCTTCGTTCCTCGATTCTGGTGGAACCCTTCCAATTGCAACCTCTTCATTTTAGTAACAGACCCGTTAGGGCTTGTCCGTTTCGCCGTGGCAAAGGAGTGACCCTCCGTTGCTCCAGCAATGAGACGCCGTCGTTTCAGGACGATCAAGGTCCACCTCAAGAAGCCGTGTTGAAGGCCATTTCCGGTAATTCCATCTTCTCAactatttaattcatttaatctatcatgcttaattttaattaatagttagaaactgaaattgaaaattggTTAACTGGTTACATTGTAGAGGTATCTAAGGCAGAAGGGAGGGTTGGCCAAACTACGAACATGGTTATTGGAGGCACCGTGTCGGATGATTCTACTAATGAATGGCTCACTTTGGACCAGAAGGTACTATTTCATTCATTCCTTCATTATTTAACTGTTTGCTTGCTTGGTTTTAACAGTTTATTTTGTTTGCATTTCGTGTTCATGTTTGCGCCTTGTGTTTGTGacactttaaatttttgttgtgtCTTGTTATTGCAATACTTTTTGTGTTATTAATGTGTGCTGCGCAGGTGAACTCATACCCAACTGTTCGGGGATTCACTGCAATAGGAACTGGAGGGGAGGACTTCGTTCAAGCCATGGTTGTTGCTGTGGAATCCGTAATCCAGCAGCCCATTCCTCAGGTGTGTATTCATACCTCAACACACTTTCGTAGAAACTTGGAAATTGGACTTATTTGTTGGAAAATTGATGCACTAATATATAGTATGATCTATGTATGATCCAAATGACTTGcgtatttgttttctttattacCTTCCCTTGTGAACTTAACTTGTTTTCCTACACAATACAAATATGGTCTGTTCCAATTGCAATGGTAATTGAAACTGTGGCATGTGCatgtctaataaattttttaagttgtttgttATTATTACTTAGGCTAATTTTGTGACCAGTTTTGCTTCAGTCCAACTTTTTTCTTGTAACTTGGCTGTTTCTTGAACTTCATGTGATGATGATGGATAACATAGTTTTGTTTGTTAGGCTTGTAAATTAGCATTCCAAGTGGAGCCATACATAATATATCTATACAACTAACTTTAGAAGTTCATTGTGGGCTGCATGCCTGCAACTTTTGATTCGCATAGTTTTGCTCCTCTGTTGGCTCTAAGATCACATGTGAATATCTATCTTTTTTTCTACTAAATAGTTCTTGCTTGTAAGGTTGCTGAGCTATCCCCAATAGTTATAACAATACCAAACTACTAACTATGTTGACCTTCTAAATtactcgttttttttttttacattttaccaTTGATGTAATAAGCTTGAAAATAGAAATACATCCATAATTGAGATTTGAGATGCATAATAAGCGTTGGAAAGGACAAAGTGACTTTTCTTGACACCCTTCATACTGAAGGACTATGATTATGCACGTGCTTAAAGTTTCCAATGAGGTGTATTGCCCCTAAAAATCTTTCAAGCATGCACTCAAATTTTCCAATATAAGTATTACCCCTAAAATATTTCAAGTATATGCTCAAGTGAAAGGACTTTCAAGCTTGTGCTTAAAGTTTCCAATATGAGGTATATTGCCTCTAAAATCTTTCAAGCATGTGCTTTAAGTTTCCTATGTGTACCCCAAAAATCTTGTGGAAATTGGTCAAAGGGAAGGAAAACATAGACACAGAGACTTTTACATGCATGGACACAAACTTTCAAGCATATACTCAACACACACGCACTCACGCTTTCAAGCATGTTTTCAAAGTTTCCAATATGAGGAGTATTGCCCCTAAACTCTCTTGAGGAAGTTGCTGAAAGGGAAGGAAAACGCACACAATTTGAAACATGTACTCAAAGTTTCCAATGAGTTGTATTGcccctaaaatattttctggatGTTGCTCAAAGGGAAGGAAAACACACGTGATTTAAATCTAGATGGGGCACAAACTGAGTAATCATCATCTATGTAGTAGTCCTGAAAAGTATCTTGCTCTGTTGCTCATCTCTCTTACATTTGTGCAAGCACACAGTTACACACAGAGTCTTCTTGATCTAAAGCATTAATCAAGATATGCATAGGTCTGAAAAGTATCTTGCTCCTCTCTCTTACATGTGTGTAagcacacactcacacacacaaaCTCAGTTTTTGTTGATCTAAATTGTAAACCTAGAAGTTAGCATCAGCCAGGTGTTAGATGGCTTTGCTTTGGTTGGTAGTTGATCTAAATCATAAACCTAGAAGTTAGCAAACTTTACTAGCCTTGAATTGTTAATCAGTTTCCTTTTACTCAAGATGTTTGAGAATTTGAGACAGGATGACCAATGGGAAGATGTTTTTTTACCTGCTTTGTGCAAAATACCCTCTACAGTAATGTAGTGCCAATATGACCTTACaagcatttaattaaaattgataattgtGCCATGGTCAGCGACAATGAATTTGATTGATCCTTCGTCTCACACCAAGTCACTTACACTTGAAGGAAGAGTGTAGTCCATCATAACTAAGTACTCACAAAATGGACTGACTGAGTTCATTAGAATTTAGAACTTAACATTTCTTCAATAAGCTCTTATCAAATGAAAGCTTCATGAGTTTAATCGTGAAGCCTATTGAAATAAAGCTAATAAGAGTAAGAGCTTATTTTCATACGCATATGTATGAAccttattaaaataagttaaaaagagCTAATAGGAAGGTCATAAGTCACTTTCACACAAGTACTATATAACTTCATCCAAACACTCCCAAAACCAAAATATGTGGTAACCTTGCATGCTGTGATTGCCTTCAAGGGATTGGTACAGGAAGAGTGTGGAATATATCATCATTAACtctcattaattattaatatatcaatATTTTACATCTACACTTTCAATATATCAATGTATCAATAATTTGAACGTTAACATCTATGTTacagggacgtgtgaagcagaAGTTATCAGCAAGGGGCAAATATGTATCCGTAAACATTGGCCCTGTCCAAGTTGTTTCCAGTGAACAGGTCTTTTTGTCTTGTATACTGATATCTTTTCCTCTCGTTGAACTAAACCTTTGTAGcttattttttttgctaaagaTGGATTTATTcgtaaaaaaacatgaaactcCCATTACACAAACACTAAAATGTGTGTCCCTGCAAATGACACTTGGTGAATATACCTTTGATATacaatgttgttgttgttgttttcagGTCCAAGCTGTATATAATGCCATGAGGAGGGATGACAggatgaaatattttttgtagtCTGTTAGATTTTGAATAGAATGCAGTGTTACCAAGGGATGAATTAACACGTCTGCCTTCTAGTAGTTAGGCTGGTTTTGTTATTTGATTAATCCATGGTATCATTGCAGTAGATGTAATCATGATGCAAATTGGATCTCTTCCGTATTTTGCGAAGATGTAATTAGTATGATTTGTTGTTACCGAtagttatattaatataatattataaacagtATATTCTAGTGTATGGAGTTGAAGGGGGTGAGTCGTAGATGTCCTGTTTGGTGCCTTAACTGCAGAttagtttagtttaatttctgtACGCGTTATTGACTATTGAGTGTACGAAATAATTGGAAAATGACAGTTGATACACGCTATGAAATATCTATACTTTGATGAGATATGTAGAAATTAAATGTGCGTCCACCCCTTTCACAAGATGATAAGCAAGCAATGGAGCGTGCAGATGTGGCCCTTAATTGGATTTACACTCTGCTAGGCCGCCACATACTAGTTTCATTCCTTAATTTTAAGTCCTTATTCTAATTTCTTGAGTGAAAATTTCTGATCTTTACTAGGTAATAACTAATAAGCATAAAGGGAAACTGTCTTGAAGACTTGAACTGAGAACTATCTtaaaaggaaaatttgatgTTCTCTTATTTCTGCTTTAGGTAATCCATCTTTTCTGCTTTTGACACGAAATGAAAACCCATTGGCTATTGCGGATGGGAGGAAAATCTGACGGGTGTGTTCCAACTTTCAATTATAATACCATACCTTGCTCTTGTGCAACGATTGGCATCTTTAGCcagtattaaaatatattatttaacacACTTCTTTAAACACATTCtgtcttaattaaaatttattaaaaattataatatcgagaagaagaaaatcattaaatataacGTGAAACccattaaattttatcattttcaataaattttagttaatgggaaataatgtatttttttatgaggGAAGAATGAAATAAAACAGAAAGAACTACTGCCTAACATAAGTAACACCTAAAGAATCACCCAACAACAAGGAAGAAAGTTGTTGAGGACATTCATCCCAAATTGTGAGAGTGTCCATTGTTGAAGATCCCATTTTTGGTAGAGAATCCGCACACATGTTTCCTTGACGAAGCGTATGGCTGAAGCTAATCACCCAATCACGGGtcttgttgatcacagcagcaTAAGGGTGGTACCTGTTGTCCCCGTGATCTATGAGGTGAAGGACTCAAGAAGAGTCTGACTCACAAATGAGCAATCGAATACCTTTCTCCCAAACTAGCAGCAATCCCTGGAGAATGGTCATGAGTTCTGCATACAGGTTTGTAGCATGTCCACAGTATCCTGAGAAACCTGTTATCCATTCAGCAGAATTATTCCTGAGAAGACCCCAAAAGCCTGAAGGTCCTGGGTTACTGGCCAAGTGAGCTCCGGCAACATTGAGTTTGAAAGCGTTGTCCGGTGGTGCAAACCATGAAACCTCTCTTGGAGAGgaggttgttgttgctgctggtgAATCTGTTGTGATGATCCCATGAAGAACAGTGATCTGGTTGGTTGTATCCTGCAGTGTCCACGTGCCGCCGTCAAAAGCGAATGCATTCAGGGTGCCATATAAACCAACAAATACACGCCACAAGTTAAAGGAATATGTTAAGAgagtgtattttttatatttctcttttaattaaaaagtaatgtTAGATGATAATATCATATATGAAATTAGTATTTGAGTTATATAACATTCATACAATACCCAAGTTATTACACTAATTACGTTAAATATATAATcagaaattaaatcattaattaactataatcttttatatatttcatttctttCCATTCTAAGTTTattagaaagaagaaaaaaaaaagttaatacttGTTAATCTTTAGTAGACAcatcatctttttttctaaaagaaaaaaactagacATATCATCTTAAAAgtgttatttatgattttttttttaagatacaaTTGATGAAtcgtttataataaataaaaaactctattttttacatatttaaaccatatttttttcatatttaattaaactaTTCCATTCATCATTTCATCCATTGTCATTAATCTCTTTGCTTTTATGTAACCTTTGGGCTGGCTTGGGCAACAGTACACAATACTCCAACACTAAGCTAGTAATTAATAACGATTTCTACCTATAATAATTTCCATTTACCACTCACCAGAACAGCACATGGTTCCATAATCCATTCATTATTCATTCAGGCAGAGAAACCACCAAGCAGAAGATTATTATAATCAATAAAACTATACCTCCAAACATGTAACATAACTACACGTCCAAACCTCAAACTGAGTACCAATTGATCACTGTAACCTTAGTAATTTTCCATCATAATCATATCGAAGGGCCCAAATtaataaaggagaaaaaaaaattgcaattaaTCTGGCCATCCCTGTGGGGAAAGGGTGCATTGGACATGCATGGCAGTTCATGCAATCCTATGAGCCGGTGATTCCTTTTGTCTTTGAATTTTCGAACaaactaaaaagtaaaataagaaaGCTTAATAtggtaattaaattaaaatatatatataaaaaaagagagtaagtatatataatatagtatCTGAAATACTGTTCCTGTGCGTGCCACACCACATGATTTTGAATCATAACGTACCAAgtgaagaaagaaacaaaaatgatgaagaaTCATAGTAATTGTGAGCGAAGATGAACAAGATTCTAGCAGAAACGAGAAGCACGTGTGTCGTTAGAAGGAGGTATCTCGAAGTGCCAAAGCCTTCCAACACCCTTGACCAAGTTCTTTTTACAGAGAAACTCTTCGGCGTACACCTTCTCCACCTTCCGATCCACGTCATGCAAAAACACGTGCGTCACACCGGATTCCTTCCTGTTCCTCGCCATCACCGCGGCGGAGAACACCGCCGCCATCCTCCCCGGCGCCTCCGCGAAATACCCCTTCGGCGCGTCGATCATGATCATGTCCCACTCGGTCTCGTAAACCTCGTCGGGCAAATTCTCCAGCGCCAGCTTGCACGCTTCGTTGCCTCGCAGGTACGCCTTCGTGGGAGAACACGAAGGTTCGGAGCGGTACGAGGTGATAAGCCCCTTGGCGTCGCGTAGCTGCGTGCGGTAACGCACCGTGTGGGCCCGCAGGCCAGGCGCGTCTTTAAGGATCGAGTGGACCCACTTTGGATCTTCTTCGAGGAACACCGTGGTGCCGCCCGGGTTGAACGAGGCCCACATGAGGGAGTCGTGGCCCAGCCCGAAGACGAGGAAGTTGATGGGCCGGCCCAGTGATTTAATGACGTCCAGACTGATCTTGATCTCCGACACCGATTGTTGCGGAACCACGCGCGAGGTCGCGTAGTGCATAATCGCGCGGAGCTGGATCGGTGACGCGTCGTAACTGAATTCGGTTCGGGTCTTGCTTCGGATCCCGAGCGCCCCCGGACACACGTACGAGGTTTCCGAGGTTCGGATCGCGTTGCTGAGGAATAGCACCGCGCCGATCAACCCCACGACGGCCAGACCTACGAACCACCGTCTCTCCGGCACCAAATAAcggttcttcattttttttaagccTCCTTGTTAGTacctttttattccttttccTTTGTGCTGTTGCATGTATGTGATGAGATATGGTGTTTAATTATGAATGTGTGTGGTTGTGTTATGAAAAATGTAGCACGGAGTGAGGAGGTAGTGATTGGGAAGAGGGAGTTTTGTGTTTTAAGGAAAGGTGATTTGATTTTGTCAAATGTAATGAGGAGAATTGGCAGCACAACCAATATCATGCAAGGTACGAGGACATGcgagattttatttttccttttttttgaatGATAcgttttgatgaaattttggggTTAGGACATTATTACATGAATAAACCAATTCTATAGGAGTAGGAGGGGTGTCGGGGCGACAATTGGCAAATGGCAATAAGATGGAACTCATGTTCACCGCATCTGGCTATAACAcaattttgaaggaaaaatgTTAACCAAGCGTAATtatagtatagatttcaaaatgATTAAATGTGTAAAATTGAGTTGTTGGAAAATTTTTATGCTCTCTTATTATATCCACGTTAAATGGGatgtgtaaaattatattttacatgacttattttttacgttatattatatttttttaattctttaactaatattttaaagataaggACAAATCCACCTCTTGTTTAATGAGGACAATTTTTCGcactaaattgtttttttttttacttatacacgcgtaataaaaaaattgctcctataaaaataataagtattgttcctataggatttttttaaaaaaataaaacttatatatatatatatatatatatatataattgatactaaaattattatttcatctttttaatttt encodes:
- the LOC100797068 gene encoding alpha-ketoglutarate-dependent dioxygenase alkB, which produces MYGTENNRDDSERTAFRRAEKKYKLYYDYNASSKNKKKKQPKPVDLAEVLDFRSILECYHQNAVLPSGVIVLHDKFTSPVFALQNRPGFYFIPGALSIEKQCSLIRESLTDFPQPPNRTNHNALYGPIQDLFVAAKEGKLLVEDNSPITSSETYADIDHRDDKEWKFTTEKDMSLRKCRTVSASVLLRKLRWSTLGLQFDWSKRNYDVSLPHNKIPEALCELSKQLAKPALPGGVEFRPDAAIVNYFGLGDTLGGHLDDMEADWSKPIVSLSLGCKAIFLLGGKSREDTPLAMFLRSGDAVLMAGDARECFHGVPRIFTDKENAEIGHLETRLTHEDDICFLKYIQTSRININIRQVF
- the LOC100499928 gene encoding uncharacterized protein LOC100499928 (The RefSeq protein has 1 substitution compared to this genomic sequence) — encoded protein: MACRSMLRSSILVEPFQLQPLHFSNRPVRACPFRRGKGVTLRCSSNETPSSQDDQGPPQEAVLKAISEVSKAEGRVGQTTNMVIGGTVSDDSTNEWLTLDQKVNSYPTVRGFTAIGTGGEDFVQAMVVAVESVIQQPIPQGRVKQKLSARGKYVSVNIGPVQVVSSEQVQAVYNAMRRDDRMKYFL
- the LOC100789499 gene encoding probable methyltransferase At1g27930, with the protein product MKNRYLVPERRWFVGLAVVGLIGAVLFLSNAIRTSETSYVCPGALGIRSKTRTEFSYDASPIQLRAIMHYATSRVVPQQSVSEIKISLDVIKSLGRPINFLVFGLGHDSLMWASFNPGGTTVFLEEDPKWVHSILKDAPGLRAHTVRYRTQLRDAKGLITSYRSEPSCSPTKAYLRGNEACKLALENLPDEVYETEWDMIMIDAPKGYFAEAPGRMAAVFSAAVMARNRKESGVTHVFLHDVDRKVEKVYAEEFLCKKNLVKGVGRLWHFEIPPSNDTRASRFC